A region from the Candidatus Nitrosotenuis cloacae genome encodes:
- a CDS encoding amidohydrolase family protein gives MIIDCHVHINQYELMQDVPTLEGRLEALQMEMTNNNVDYALILSSYKTDEYRPSARQIMEAIRKYDNLGLVAGFSIDNHTDEDLKDYRGWIKDGHVKGLKIYSGYEHYYPYDERYQKVYDMCIEFDVPVMVHTGDTLSKKSKLRYAQPLNLDDVAVDNPELKIIMCHVGNPWIEDAQEVIYKNKNVYGDISGFVVGDFDHYFEKMMSEKISELINYAGEPKYLLYGTDWPISTMDSYLNFVAKLKIKKDFRDLLMYKNAKKLFKI, from the coding sequence TTGATCATCGACTGTCACGTACACATCAACCAATACGAGTTAATGCAGGATGTACCTACGCTTGAGGGCAGGCTCGAGGCACTCCAGATGGAAATGACTAACAATAACGTAGATTATGCGTTGATACTTTCTTCATACAAAACGGACGAGTACAGACCGTCCGCACGCCAGATAATGGAGGCCATAAGAAAATATGACAATCTGGGATTGGTTGCGGGGTTTTCAATAGATAATCACACAGATGAGGATCTCAAAGACTACAGAGGGTGGATCAAAGATGGGCACGTGAAAGGACTCAAGATTTACTCAGGATATGAGCACTATTACCCGTACGATGAGCGGTACCAAAAAGTCTACGACATGTGTATCGAGTTTGACGTTCCAGTGATGGTCCATACCGGGGACACGCTTAGCAAGAAGAGTAAACTTCGCTATGCACAGCCACTCAATCTTGATGATGTGGCAGTAGACAATCCAGAGTTAAAGATAATCATGTGCCATGTAGGAAATCCCTGGATTGAGGACGCTCAGGAAGTCATCTATAAAAATAAAAACGTCTATGGTGACATTTCGGGGTTTGTGGTCGGAGACTTTGACCATTATTTTGAGAAGATGATGAGTGAAAAGATATCAGAGCTTATCAACTATGCAGGAGAGCCGAAATACCTTTTGTATGGAACCGATTGGCCGATTAGCACCATGGATTCATACCTTAATTTTGTCGCAAAATTGAAGATAAAGAAAGATTTTCGAGATCTGCTGATGTATAAAAATGCAAAAAAACTATTCAAAATCTAA
- the nrdD gene encoding anaerobic ribonucleoside-triphosphate reductase — translation MEIATGAIDPKKAGGILQSTSKRVRMIFSVMASPNRIDILRILNSKGPLTYSELKSLAGFKSKKESGKFAYHLRKLLRQSLVALNKSERRYTITNLGKLVLSLARQIEERSIIESGKMYVRTSHESIEEFNSHKIIQSLVREGSLPLELAQKITEEVENRIYKYQTTYLTGSLIREMVNSVLLEHGHEEYRNKLARLGMPVFNVQEMLTNVDNIDNGAQGLFFKAGQTVFSENLLLNTLPKDVADSHLSGDIHISNPGIWSLLPDTIFFNAKELVDDGIDLKGKYLGVTRIPTIKTLDNLMASLSMIISLTSKEASKEVVMDGLVQLCSKHAKNASELEEKLASAFATASTTSKYTKESTLVSFRIELGAEAKVVQAILSAYKAYVKMTPVPQIGLIIDHSGGKISDVSDIVAEIISIGGKVLFSKDETSYSGIIRIKGKNSTSSINLQSLTINLPRLAFESNKDETYFRARLALLMKPALAAMSLRKKDISDLTRRGLNPVLAANTQYMQRSSVGLVVNLVGLKEAIFSILGYHNDKEGQEIIYKVIQTAVDVAEKKGKEMGDSVIVTMTESDGTSRFSMLDGEKYGKMSVQKSLDGEGYSEGVVIGASELDSMNAKAEKIVEANKTSKILNGGLLVRLKLEKDAKVEEIKKALEKTGDLVGTFRPSKDVPICGNCGFKDEKLFDKCPNCKSPYILN, via the coding sequence ATGGAGATCGCCACCGGAGCAATAGATCCGAAGAAGGCTGGCGGCATCCTACAGTCCACGTCAAAACGCGTGAGAATGATCTTCTCCGTCATGGCAAGTCCTAACAGAATTGATATTTTGAGAATCTTAAACTCCAAGGGTCCTCTGACCTATTCGGAACTAAAGTCGCTGGCCGGTTTCAAATCAAAAAAAGAGAGCGGCAAGTTCGCTTATCACCTAAGAAAGCTGCTAAGGCAGTCGCTTGTGGCACTAAACAAGTCTGAGAGACGCTACACAATCACAAACCTTGGAAAGCTGGTCCTCAGCTTGGCGCGACAAATAGAGGAGCGCTCCATAATAGAGTCGGGCAAGATGTACGTACGAACCTCGCACGAGTCAATTGAGGAATTTAACTCGCACAAAATCATCCAGTCACTGGTCAGAGAGGGAAGCCTCCCACTTGAGCTTGCGCAAAAAATCACAGAAGAGGTGGAAAACCGCATCTACAAGTACCAGACTACCTACCTTACAGGCTCGCTCATTCGTGAGATGGTCAACTCCGTCCTGCTTGAGCACGGGCACGAGGAATACAGAAACAAGCTGGCAAGGCTGGGCATGCCCGTATTTAACGTCCAGGAGATGCTCACAAACGTAGACAACATCGACAACGGCGCCCAGGGGCTGTTCTTCAAGGCGGGCCAGACAGTATTCTCAGAAAACCTATTGCTAAACACGCTTCCAAAGGACGTAGCCGACTCGCACCTGTCAGGCGACATCCACATATCAAACCCCGGAATCTGGTCGCTGCTTCCAGATACGATATTCTTTAACGCAAAGGAGCTTGTAGACGACGGAATCGACCTAAAGGGCAAGTACCTGGGCGTCACCCGCATCCCGACAATCAAGACGCTTGACAACCTGATGGCGTCCCTGTCCATGATAATCTCGCTTACATCAAAGGAGGCCTCAAAGGAGGTGGTAATGGACGGGCTGGTCCAACTCTGCTCAAAGCACGCCAAAAATGCATCCGAGCTTGAGGAAAAGCTTGCATCGGCGTTTGCGACTGCATCTACCACATCAAAGTACACAAAAGAATCCACGCTTGTCTCATTTAGGATTGAGCTTGGCGCAGAAGCCAAGGTAGTTCAGGCAATCCTTTCTGCATACAAGGCGTACGTCAAGATGACGCCCGTGCCGCAAATAGGGCTGATAATCGATCACTCAGGCGGAAAGATCTCCGACGTGTCCGATATAGTTGCAGAAATAATCTCGATTGGAGGAAAGGTCCTGTTCTCAAAGGACGAGACATCGTACAGTGGAATCATACGAATCAAGGGCAAGAACAGCACCTCGTCAATCAACTTGCAATCGCTTACAATCAACCTGCCGCGACTCGCATTTGAGTCAAACAAGGACGAGACATACTTTAGGGCAAGACTTGCACTTCTCATGAAGCCTGCTCTTGCCGCAATGTCGCTGCGCAAAAAAGACATCTCTGATCTGACAAGGCGCGGCCTTAATCCGGTTCTGGCGGCAAATACGCAGTACATGCAGCGAAGCTCAGTCGGACTGGTAGTAAATCTGGTCGGCCTCAAAGAGGCGATATTTAGCATACTTGGCTACCACAACGACAAGGAAGGACAGGAGATAATCTACAAGGTAATCCAGACTGCAGTTGATGTGGCCGAAAAGAAGGGAAAGGAGATGGGAGACTCTGTTATAGTTACAATGACTGAAAGCGACGGGACGTCCAGGTTTAGCATGCTTGACGGGGAAAAGTACGGCAAAATGTCCGTTCAAAAGTCCCTTGACGGCGAGGGCTACTCAGAAGGGGTCGTAATTGGCGCCTCCGAACTGGACTCTATGAACGCAAAAGCCGAGAAGATAGTCGAGGCAAACAAGACCTCGAAGATACTGAACGGCGGCCTCCTAGTCAGGCTCAAACTGGAAAAGGACGCCAAGGTAGAAGAGATCAAAAAGGCGCTAGAAAAGACAGGCGATCTGGTAGGCACGTTCAGGCCAAGCAAGGACGTGCCGATCTGCGGCAACTGCGGCTTCAAGGACGAGAAGCTATTCGACAAGTGCCCCAACTGCAAGTCGCCGTACATCCTCAACTGA
- a CDS encoding ribosome biogenesis protein — protein sequence MVSIIIAESSLELVPKELWHHNAVTSYCRKMDKRPSEILLDNSWHFGAMKGMKNEIKRGRPDIVHFCLLEACTIPLYEEDELSVYVHTIDDLVIEVGRRVRLPKSYHRFAGLMEKLYSDGKVTADGQTLLSLSEMTFSELVDEINPDRVIGLSSDGKPSSYEEAAKACTDESCLVVGGFPKGEFEDSTRKRLDSILSVDQSPLEAHVVVARTLYEFEKTIFM from the coding sequence ATGGTATCGATAATTATCGCAGAGTCGTCACTGGAGCTGGTCCCAAAGGAGCTGTGGCACCACAACGCAGTCACCTCATACTGCAGGAAAATGGACAAAAGACCTTCCGAAATACTACTTGACAACTCTTGGCACTTTGGAGCAATGAAGGGAATGAAAAACGAAATCAAACGCGGCAGGCCGGACATTGTGCATTTTTGCCTGCTTGAGGCGTGCACCATACCGCTGTACGAGGAGGACGAGCTTTCCGTGTACGTGCACACCATAGATGATCTCGTAATAGAGGTGGGCCGAAGGGTCAGGCTACCAAAATCATATCATCGATTCGCAGGTCTGATGGAAAAGCTGTACTCTGACGGTAAGGTAACCGCGGACGGACAGACACTCTTGTCACTAAGCGAGATGACGTTTTCTGAACTGGTGGACGAGATAAACCCGGACAGGGTAATAGGACTCTCGTCTGATGGGAAGCCTAGCAGCTACGAGGAGGCAGCAAAGGCGTGTACTGACGAGTCGTGTCTTGTAGTCGGCGGGTTTCCAAAGGGGGAATTTGAGGACTCTACTAGGAAACGACTCGACTCGATTCTAAGCGTTGACCAAAGTCCGCTTGAGGCGCATGTGGTGGTCGCTCGAACTTTGTACGAATTTGAAAAGACGATTTTTATGTAG
- a CDS encoding GNAT family N-acetyltransferase, which produces MSRDPDKSQVIVRNITQNDILKIVELQKAAFPYMAAEGVIWKPEHLKSHIALFPEGQFCAEYKDAIIGSCSSLMITLTPEYKEHTWKEVCGDSFFKNHDPNGDTLYAADVSTHPDHRRLGVASKLYEARKSLAIRKNLKRIIGGGRLFNYCEHAEITPHDYVMKVKRGEIQEPVLMFQLSNGFEFIKILPNYLKDARSLNYATFIEWRNPQYRRAN; this is translated from the coding sequence ATGTCAAGAGATCCGGATAAATCTCAGGTAATAGTTCGCAATATTACTCAAAACGACATACTAAAAATAGTTGAATTACAAAAGGCGGCATTTCCTTACATGGCAGCGGAAGGGGTGATCTGGAAACCAGAACATCTAAAATCGCACATAGCCCTGTTCCCAGAGGGACAGTTTTGCGCAGAATACAAAGATGCCATTATTGGGTCATGCAGCAGCCTAATGATTACATTGACACCAGAATACAAAGAGCATACTTGGAAGGAAGTGTGTGGAGACAGTTTTTTTAAAAATCATGACCCAAACGGTGACACGCTTTATGCTGCAGACGTCTCGACGCACCCAGATCATAGGCGACTTGGAGTTGCATCGAAACTGTATGAGGCAAGAAAGTCACTAGCAATTAGAAAAAACCTCAAAAGGATAATTGGTGGGGGCCGACTGTTCAACTATTGCGAACATGCAGAGATCACTCCACATGACTATGTAATGAAGGTGAAAAGAGGGGAAATCCAAGAGCCGGTCTTGATGTTTCAACTCAGTAACGGATTTGAATTCATCAAGATACTTCCAAATTATCTGAAGGACGCCAGATCTCTAAACTATGCAACTTTTATTGAATGGAGAAACCCCCAATATCGGAGAGCTAATTGA
- a CDS encoding universal stress protein, producing MFKNIIVAFITQKVKEKPFLVGLALAKSFHGKVTIIECVYKKPPKFVFFETKNDTKAVEQQKKTAQKSLDRFERIAQQAGIPVKTKIALTESISDWIIDYVKDHRTDLLIIDHPHLSQFEENHYDYIMESIKHKVKVPILLLRA from the coding sequence ATGTTCAAAAATATCATAGTCGCGTTCATCACTCAAAAAGTAAAAGAAAAACCATTTCTAGTCGGACTTGCACTTGCAAAATCATTCCATGGAAAGGTTACGATAATCGAATGCGTATACAAAAAGCCACCAAAATTTGTCTTTTTTGAGACAAAAAATGATACAAAAGCAGTAGAACAGCAAAAGAAAACTGCACAAAAATCCTTGGACAGATTTGAAAGAATTGCACAACAGGCAGGCATTCCAGTAAAGACAAAGATTGCCCTGACAGAATCCATATCTGACTGGATAATAGATTACGTCAAGGACCACAGGACGGATCTGCTAATCATTGACCATCCTCATTTATCACAATTTGAGGAAAATCATTATGACTACATCATGGAATCGATAAAACACAAGGTCAAAGTCCCAATACTTTTGCTCAGAGCTTGA
- a CDS encoding thiolase domain-containing protein yields MGFVEKVCVLGAGSTKYGKLDDSITDITLQASVGAIESAGIEPREIQAGYISNVFGIADKQVHLGPVIMSNLGIPEKPSLSIESACGSGSVSFREAFANVAAGFYDAVLVAGVEKVTHTGTEWTTTYFSYCSDFFYEGGAGASFPGLFASMARAYLNEFKATEEDLAQVAVKNHENGLLNPKAHLRKKITIDDVMKSAVVASPLKLYDCCPFSDGASAVILCSEKFAKEHSKDYVKVIGSGRGGSPATLAGRDHMTTIPSTKLAAEAAYKMAGVTPKDIDFAEVHDCFTIAEIVDTEDLGFFEKGKGVQAIREGRTKLNGEISVNPSGGLKAKGHPIGATGVGQVVEAFDQLTGKAGERTVKDAKIGLTHNFGATGASCAVHIFQSV; encoded by the coding sequence CTGGGATTTGTGGAAAAGGTCTGCGTTCTTGGTGCTGGAAGCACAAAATATGGAAAACTTGACGACAGCATCACCGATATCACGCTTCAGGCATCCGTAGGCGCAATAGAGAGCGCAGGAATAGAGCCAAGGGAGATCCAAGCAGGATACATCTCCAACGTGTTTGGAATAGCAGACAAGCAGGTTCACTTGGGCCCTGTAATCATGAGCAACCTTGGCATCCCAGAAAAGCCGTCGCTGTCAATCGAGTCTGCATGCGGCAGCGGCTCAGTTTCATTTAGAGAGGCATTTGCAAACGTTGCTGCAGGATTTTACGACGCAGTCCTAGTTGCCGGCGTGGAAAAAGTAACTCACACCGGTACAGAGTGGACCACCACGTACTTTTCATACTGTTCTGATTTCTTCTATGAGGGGGGTGCAGGTGCATCATTCCCCGGACTATTTGCATCCATGGCGCGAGCGTACCTTAACGAGTTCAAGGCAACCGAGGAGGATCTCGCACAAGTCGCGGTAAAAAACCACGAAAACGGACTGCTAAACCCAAAGGCACACCTGAGAAAAAAAATTACAATTGACGACGTGATGAAGTCCGCGGTGGTGGCAAGCCCTCTAAAACTGTACGATTGCTGCCCGTTCTCTGACGGCGCAAGCGCGGTAATATTGTGCAGCGAAAAGTTTGCCAAAGAGCACTCCAAGGACTATGTGAAGGTAATAGGATCAGGAAGGGGTGGATCACCTGCCACACTGGCTGGAAGGGATCACATGACTACCATCCCAAGCACCAAGCTTGCAGCAGAGGCTGCATACAAGATGGCTGGAGTCACCCCAAAAGACATCGACTTTGCAGAAGTGCATGATTGCTTTACGATTGCGGAAATAGTGGACACGGAAGATCTTGGATTCTTTGAAAAGGGCAAGGGCGTTCAGGCAATACGAGAGGGAAGAACGAAACTAAATGGAGAGATCTCAGTCAACCCGTCAGGCGGACTAAAGGCAAAAGGCCACCCGATCGGCGCAACAGGCGTAGGCCAGGTGGTGGAGGCATTTGATCAGCTCACAGGAAAGGCAGGCGAGAGAACGGTAAAGGACGCAAAAATCGGCTTAACTCATAATTTCGGCGCAACAGGCGCAAGCTGTGCAGTGCACATATTCCAAAGCGTGTAA
- a CDS encoding DNA topoisomerase, translating into MKRSPAVLLKKKSKSPSSIRVTKRKVDSLRTEIRQYYDKNSYLSWSESKKMYIILGSNEPKNGLVACPQCKIGKLLMIRSRKTRKRFIGCSNYYNGCTASSPLLQKAMLKATRIPCQVCSWPIIIYRYSRKQKWMRQCANMKCESRKPKA; encoded by the coding sequence GTGAAAAGATCACCGGCGGTCCTACTGAAAAAAAAATCAAAGTCTCCAAGTAGTATCAGGGTGACAAAACGCAAAGTCGATTCATTGAGAACCGAGATCAGGCAGTACTACGACAAGAACAGCTACCTGTCATGGTCTGAAAGCAAGAAAATGTACATAATTTTGGGTTCAAATGAGCCAAAAAACGGGCTCGTTGCGTGCCCCCAGTGCAAGATCGGCAAGCTTTTGATGATTCGATCAAGGAAAACTCGGAAGCGGTTCATCGGATGCTCCAACTATTACAACGGATGCACCGCATCGTCTCCGCTGCTGCAAAAGGCGATGCTAAAGGCAACTAGGATCCCCTGCCAGGTGTGCTCCTGGCCGATCATCATCTACAGATATTCCAGAAAGCAGAAATGGATGCGCCAGTGCGCCAACATGAAATGCGAGAGCAGAAAGCCTAAAGCTTGA
- a CDS encoding adenosylcobalamin-dependent ribonucleoside-diphosphate reductase, with protein sequence MTTDFSQIESSIVDVKKRDGRITNFNKEKITNAIYKALVANGNPDRRIADDLTSGVLSKLISQGFSAANPPSVEDVQDMVESTLIEKGYGEIAKSYILYRHERRKVREDKMKVLNTKSLDSVAKSFDLNCLRVLASRYLLRNNKNEIVESPTQMFERVAILVGIGDILYDNELYSKDRGAPQDIEEAKRYLTKLDDFEYKFRVGSYYLNKYHFRGLINHYIYLAKRGQMKKSFKEILTLLAAKKFDNYAERIQEYYTLMTEQDFLPNSPTMMNAGARLGQLSACFVLGMPDDMGDIMKSTSDAALIFKSGGGVGINYSDLRHEGDIVASTSGVASGPVSFMNIINTVTEVVKQGGKRRGANMGILEVWHPDVEKFITNKTQAGILENFNVSVGIWEDFWSALVDSTDGKYTLRSPRDRSAVREINAHQLIDIIALSAWKSAEPGLIFFDNINKYNVFAKARGMPLRATNPCGEQSLYPYESCNLGSINLANLVKRKADGQYEFDWQRYEETIRKTTRFLDNVIDMNHYPVPEIDAASKESRRIGLGVMGVADLLYKLRIPYNSKEGYEFQSKLAEALTYYSMEESIALARSRGEFDLCSRTEYPEGKIPVSGYYEKPKGGHYYDWDALIANIQKHGIRNVLTTTVAPTGTLSMIADCSNGMEPTFALVFEKRVTVGRFFYTNKIFEQVLRENGLYSDELLAKIADNYGSVKGLKEVPEWIQNIFVTAMDIHWSDHLMAQAVWQDWIGNAIAKTINMPHDVSADDVKAAYLLAHELGLKGITVYRDGSRHTQVLHMTSDNAEKLFEVEPSSYLHEFIAKSIKNPYIRNMVNNALELKIPEEPLMQSEAKEEISEEMLCPSCKNKLVFVEGCSICIECGFSGCTSG encoded by the coding sequence ATGACAACAGATTTTTCACAAATTGAAAGTTCAATCGTTGACGTTAAGAAGAGAGACGGCCGAATTACGAACTTTAACAAAGAAAAAATAACAAATGCGATCTACAAGGCTTTGGTTGCTAACGGCAACCCAGATCGAAGAATCGCCGATGATCTAACATCAGGCGTCTTAAGTAAGCTAATATCACAAGGATTTTCCGCCGCAAATCCGCCGAGCGTAGAGGACGTTCAGGATATGGTGGAATCCACCCTGATCGAAAAGGGTTATGGAGAGATTGCAAAGTCCTACATTTTGTACCGACACGAGCGCCGCAAGGTCCGCGAAGACAAGATGAAGGTGCTTAACACAAAATCACTCGACTCTGTAGCAAAGTCGTTTGACCTCAACTGCCTGCGAGTACTGGCATCTAGATACCTTCTCAGAAACAACAAGAACGAGATCGTAGAAAGCCCGACCCAGATGTTTGAGAGAGTGGCAATACTTGTGGGAATCGGAGATATCCTGTACGACAACGAACTGTACTCAAAGGACAGGGGTGCACCGCAGGACATCGAGGAGGCAAAAAGGTATCTTACAAAGCTTGACGACTTTGAATACAAGTTCAGAGTTGGCAGCTATTACCTAAACAAATATCACTTTAGGGGACTCATCAACCACTACATCTATCTTGCAAAGCGCGGACAGATGAAGAAGAGCTTCAAGGAGATCCTAACACTGCTTGCAGCCAAAAAGTTTGACAACTATGCAGAGCGCATCCAGGAATACTACACCCTGATGACAGAGCAGGACTTCCTGCCAAACTCGCCAACCATGATGAATGCGGGAGCAAGACTTGGGCAATTGTCCGCATGTTTTGTTCTTGGCATGCCTGACGACATGGGAGACATAATGAAGTCAACATCCGACGCAGCACTGATATTCAAATCAGGCGGCGGCGTGGGGATCAACTATTCTGATCTAAGACATGAAGGCGACATAGTCGCATCCACATCTGGCGTGGCATCCGGACCGGTCTCGTTTATGAACATCATAAACACGGTAACGGAGGTTGTCAAGCAGGGTGGAAAAAGAAGGGGTGCCAACATGGGCATACTTGAGGTCTGGCATCCGGACGTTGAAAAGTTCATCACCAACAAGACACAGGCCGGCATACTTGAGAACTTTAACGTAAGCGTTGGAATCTGGGAGGACTTCTGGTCCGCACTAGTTGACAGCACGGACGGAAAATACACACTGCGCAGCCCAAGAGACAGGTCTGCAGTACGCGAGATAAACGCGCACCAGCTGATTGACATCATAGCACTGTCTGCATGGAAGAGCGCAGAGCCGGGACTCATCTTCTTTGATAACATCAACAAGTACAACGTCTTTGCAAAGGCAAGGGGTATGCCACTGAGGGCTACCAACCCGTGCGGTGAGCAGAGTCTCTACCCATACGAGTCGTGTAACCTCGGCTCAATCAATCTGGCAAACCTTGTCAAGAGAAAGGCCGACGGCCAATACGAGTTTGACTGGCAGAGGTACGAGGAGACCATCCGCAAGACGACACGATTCTTGGATAATGTAATTGACATGAACCACTATCCAGTTCCAGAGATCGACGCCGCATCAAAGGAGTCAAGGAGAATCGGGCTGGGCGTAATGGGCGTGGCGGATCTTCTGTACAAGCTGAGGATCCCGTACAACTCCAAGGAGGGATACGAATTCCAATCAAAGCTTGCAGAGGCACTCACGTACTATTCCATGGAGGAAAGCATCGCGCTCGCACGCTCAAGGGGCGAGTTTGATCTGTGCTCAAGGACCGAATACCCAGAGGGCAAGATTCCAGTTTCTGGATATTATGAAAAGCCAAAGGGCGGCCACTATTACGACTGGGACGCACTCATTGCAAACATCCAAAAGCACGGAATCAGAAACGTGCTGACCACTACTGTAGCGCCGACAGGAACGCTTTCCATGATTGCGGACTGCTCAAACGGAATGGAACCCACATTTGCACTAGTGTTTGAAAAGCGCGTAACCGTTGGAAGGTTCTTCTATACCAACAAGATCTTCGAGCAGGTGCTGCGAGAAAACGGGCTGTACAGTGACGAGCTTCTGGCAAAGATTGCGGACAACTATGGCTCCGTAAAGGGCCTCAAGGAGGTGCCGGAATGGATTCAGAACATCTTTGTCACAGCAATGGACATTCACTGGTCAGATCACCTGATGGCGCAGGCAGTATGGCAGGACTGGATTGGTAACGCAATCGCAAAGACGATCAACATGCCTCACGACGTATCTGCAGATGATGTAAAGGCAGCATACCTTCTTGCGCACGAACTTGGGCTCAAGGGAATCACGGTGTACCGTGACGGCTCAAGACACACCCAGGTACTGCACATGACCAGCGACAACGCAGAGAAACTCTTCGAAGTGGAGCCTAGCTCATACCTGCACGAGTTCATTGCAAAGAGCATCAAGAACCCGTACATTCGAAACATGGTAAACAACGCACTTGAGCTAAAGATTCCAGAAGAGCCGCTCATGCAAAGCGAAGCAAAAGAAGAGATATCAGAAGAGATGCTCTGCCCGTCGTGCAAGAACAAGCTTGTGTTTGTAGAGGGATGTAGCATCTGCATAGAGTGCGGATTTAGCGGCTGTACGTCAGGCTAA
- a CDS encoding Zn-ribbon domain-containing OB-fold protein produces MSSQKHEFIDAVKLGNVLVKKCTKCGHKHLATVYFCQNCGHKQFENQFLPGTGTVATYTIITVPPAGFEKYTPYAWVVMIIDGHDLRISGFLAGIGSPAQLPIGSKVKIVGYDDRGIILEKQ; encoded by the coding sequence TTGTCATCACAAAAACACGAGTTCATAGATGCGGTAAAGCTTGGCAACGTGCTTGTCAAAAAGTGCACAAAGTGCGGCCACAAACACCTTGCAACGGTCTACTTCTGCCAGAACTGCGGCCACAAGCAGTTTGAGAACCAGTTCCTTCCTGGAACAGGCACGGTTGCAACCTATACAATAATCACGGTCCCGCCTGCAGGATTTGAAAAATACACGCCGTACGCCTGGGTCGTCATGATAATTGACGGCCATGATCTCCGGATTTCTGGCTTTTTGGCAGGGATCGGATCGCCGGCACAGCTCCCTATAGGATCCAAGGTGAAGATCGTCGGATATGACGATCGCGGGATCATCTTGGAAAAGCAGTGA